From Rhodovibrio salinarum DSM 9154:
GGTGCCGTTCGGATCGAGCCCGGCGGCCACGGTCCGGTAAGTCACGTCACGCTCCGACAGGATACCGCTTAGCCGGCCGCCGTCGCTCACCAGCACCGCACCGATCTGGTGATCGCGCATCATCCGTGCGGCATCCGCAACCGTGCTCTCAGACCCAACCGCCCGCAACTCAGCCTTGCCGCACATCTGTGCCAAGGTCCGCCCTGTCGTCATGGCTCCACTCCTCCCACCGTCGGCTTCTCCGCGCCGCCTGAAACAGAACCTTAGCAAAGGCGCCTTCACTGGGCTATAGAACAGACCTGTCCTGCAGCAATATCGGATTTGGGTTGCCCCCGGCGTTACAATTGGGCGCTATGCCCGCCATCGACGGTGAGCGTGGTCCCGGTCATAAAACCGGACAGATCGGAGGCGAGCAGCAGGAGCGGCCCGTCCAGGTCCTCCGGCACGCCAGTGCGGCCCTGCGGGATCCGCGCCTTCAGCGTCTTGCCCGCCGCGCTTGCCAGAAATTCCCGATTGATGTCCGTCTCGATGTAACCAGGCACGATCGCGTTGACCCGGATACCGTGCGGCGCCCATTCCACCGCCAGCGCCCGGGTAAGCGAGATCAGCCCACCCTTGCTGGCGGAATAGGCCGGCACCCAGGGACGGCCCTGAATGCCCAGGATCGAGGCGATGTTGATGATGCTGCCGCCATGGCCCAGGCGCATCATGTGCCGGGCGGTTTGCTGCGCCATCATCCAGGCACCGCGCAAATTGGTCTCGATCACCGCGTCCCAGTCGGCAAGCGCCATTTCGTGGGCATCCCCGCGGAGGACCATCCCGGCGTTGTTCACCATAATCGACAGGCCGCCCAGTTCCGTCTCCGCGACGTCGAGCACGTGGCGCACACTGTCGGGATCGGTGACATCGAGCTGGATGGCGATCGCCCGGCCGTCGAATTCGGCAATCTCCTGCACGAGCGAGTCCAGCCGATCGACCCGGCGTGCTGCCACGGCAACCTTGGCCCCGGCTTGTGCCAGCGTGATCGCGAACCGGCGGCCAAGACCGCTCGACGCGCCGGTGACGAGCGCGGCCTTGCCGCTCAGATCGAAGCTCATGCCCGCCTCCCCGGCCACCCTGGGTCTGTCCGATCCACCTTTTCATACATGGTTCGGCTGGCCAGCACCCCCGTCAAGCCCTAGCTGTATGCGAGGTTCAAAAGCCGTGAGGCCACCACCATGCGCATCGACATCTACTCGGACACGATCTGTCCCTGGTGCTTCATCGGGAAACGCCGGCTCGAGCGGGCGCTGGCCGAACGCCCACAGCCGGACTTGAAGATTCACTGGCGGACCTTCCAGCTCAACCCGGACATGCCCGCCGGCGGCCTCGACCGGCAGGATTACCTGGCACGCAAGTTCGGCGGGGCAGAAAACGCCGACCGCGTCTACGCCGCCGTCCGTCAGGCAGGCAATGAGGAAGGGCTCGCCTTCGACTTCGAAGCGATCGAGCGCACCCCCAACAGCCTGATGTCGCACCGCCTGCTGCGCTTCGCCGGGGAACGCGGCGACCAGGACCCGCTCGTGGAGCGGCTGTTCAACCTCTACTTCATCGAAGGCGGCAATCTGGAAGACCCGGACGTACTGATTCAGGCTGCGGCGGATTCCGGCTTCGATCCCGACGCCGCGCGCGGCTACCTGGAGGCCGGCGCCGGCATCCAGGAGACTCAGGAAGAGGACATGCAGGCCCGTAAGGCCGGCATCCAGGGGGTGCCCACCTTCATCCTGAACGGCCAATACGCGCTGTCGGGCGCGCAGGAGCCCAAGGTGCTGTTCCAGATGTTCGACCTGGCCCGGGAGGAAAAGGGCGCCGCGGAGTAAGGGCGCGGGCGGCGCCTGCCCTACGCCGCCTGCTGCGGCTGCGCCAGCCTGGCCAGGCGCTCGACCAGATGACGGATGCCCTGAACGCGCTGCTCGGGGGTGTTCCAGGTGCGCTTGTAGACCAGCTTGTGGTCCGGGCGAAGCTGCACCTGGCCCGGCGCCTCCTGGATGAACTGTACCAGCGCGTCCGGCCGGGCAAACTGATCCTGGTGGAAGGTCAGGACGGCACCCTTCGGCCCGGCGTCCACCTTTTCCACGCCGGCATCGCGGCAGAGCTGCTTGATCTGAATGACCTGCAGCAGGTTCTCCACCTCCGGCGGCAGCGGCCCGAAACGGTCGATCAGCTCGGACGCGAAGGCGTCGATATCCTGCTTGTCGACCAGCGTCGAGATCCGGCGGTACAGCCCCAGACGCACGTTCAGGTCCTGTACATAGCGTTCAGGGATCAACACGCTGGTGCCGATGTTGATCTGCGGGGTGAAGCCTTCCTCCGCACTCGCCTCGGCACCGCCGCGGCCA
This genomic window contains:
- a CDS encoding SDR family NAD(P)-dependent oxidoreductase: MSFDLSGKAALVTGASSGLGRRFAITLAQAGAKVAVAARRVDRLDSLVQEIAEFDGRAIAIQLDVTDPDSVRHVLDVAETELGGLSIMVNNAGMVLRGDAHEMALADWDAVIETNLRGAWMMAQQTARHMMRLGHGGSIINIASILGIQGRPWVPAYSASKGGLISLTRALAVEWAPHGIRVNAIVPGYIETDINREFLASAAGKTLKARIPQGRTGVPEDLDGPLLLLASDLSGFMTGTTLTVDGGHSAQL
- a CDS encoding DsbA family oxidoreductase, whose translation is MRIDIYSDTICPWCFIGKRRLERALAERPQPDLKIHWRTFQLNPDMPAGGLDRQDYLARKFGGAENADRVYAAVRQAGNEEGLAFDFEAIERTPNSLMSHRLLRFAGERGDQDPLVERLFNLYFIEGGNLEDPDVLIQAAADSGFDPDAARGYLEAGAGIQETQEEDMQARKAGIQGVPTFILNGQYALSGAQEPKVLFQMFDLAREEKGAAE